The following are from one region of the Ruficoccus sp. ZRK36 genome:
- the gmd gene encoding GDP-mannose 4,6-dehydratase: protein MKKALITGITGQDGSYLAELLLDKGYEVHGIIRRGSTFNTSRIDHLYKDPHVNGSRLFLHYGDLADSVQMVKLLYELKPDEIYNLGAQSHVRVSFDIPEYTGDVVGLAAVRMLEAIREANLVNKVRYYQASSSEMFGKVHEVPQTETTPFHPRSPYGCAKVFAYWLTVNYRESYGLHASNGILFNHESPRRGETFVTRKITRAATRIKLGLQDALYLGNLDARRDWGYAKEYVEVMWQMLQQDNPDDYVCATGETHSIREFCEETFGLLDLDWEKYVKYDARYERPSEVDLLVGNPAKLKKQIGWEPKVKFKDLVKIMVDADLALARKEMACDEAIAQQNLGTDTVA, encoded by the coding sequence ATGAAGAAAGCACTCATCACCGGCATTACCGGTCAGGATGGCTCGTATCTCGCCGAGCTTCTGCTGGACAAGGGTTACGAGGTCCACGGCATCATTCGCCGGGGGTCGACGTTTAACACAAGCCGGATCGACCACCTCTACAAGGACCCGCACGTTAACGGCTCCAGACTTTTCCTCCATTATGGTGATCTGGCTGATTCCGTGCAGATGGTGAAGCTGCTTTACGAGCTCAAACCGGACGAAATTTACAACCTCGGGGCTCAGAGTCACGTGCGCGTGTCGTTCGACATCCCCGAGTACACGGGCGACGTAGTGGGCCTGGCTGCGGTTCGCATGCTGGAGGCCATCCGTGAGGCCAATCTGGTAAACAAGGTCCGCTACTATCAGGCTTCTTCATCCGAGATGTTCGGTAAGGTGCATGAGGTGCCGCAGACCGAGACGACGCCTTTCCACCCGCGCTCACCCTATGGCTGTGCCAAGGTCTTCGCCTACTGGCTGACGGTCAACTACCGCGAGAGCTACGGCCTCCATGCCAGCAACGGCATCCTCTTCAACCACGAGAGCCCGCGCCGCGGCGAAACCTTTGTCACCCGCAAGATCACCCGCGCGGCCACCCGCATCAAGCTCGGCCTGCAGGACGCGCTCTACCTCGGCAACCTCGATGCCCGGCGCGACTGGGGCTACGCCAAGGAGTATGTCGAGGTCATGTGGCAGATGCTGCAGCAGGACAACCCGGACGACTACGTCTGCGCGACCGGCGAGACGCACAGCATCCGCGAGTTCTGTGAGGAGACCTTTGGGCTGCTCGATCTGGACTGGGAAAAGTACGTCAAGTACGACGCCCGCTATGAGCGACCGTCCGAGGTGGACCTGCTCGTGGGTAACCCGGCCAAGCTGAAGAAGCAGATCGGCTGGGAGCCCAAGGTGAAGTTCAAGGACCTGGTCAAAATCATGGTCGATGCCGATCTCGCCCTGGCCAGAAAGGAAATGGCCTGCGATGAGGCCATCGCTCAGCAAAACCTGGGCACGGACACCGTTGCCTGA
- a CDS encoding AraC family transcriptional regulator, with amino-acid sequence MLLGELIGTGHYHQAPGRQPTGRAVPEGTFQFELVTDGHGWVLDNDDWVELYPGALMWHQPGDHTIGRSDWDDPYCCLTVRVEALDPIRRPANVPHVTWWLDLDRVRHFTAEVVKLFARGQLERPVLRDYIVSRLRLQAELYVREASKHMLPVELQRVLAYLDKHYDEPLRLETLADVAQWSVPHLHARFREELGQSPHQRLIERRIEGARVRLAGTNDPIKQVAADCGFSNASALCTLFRRAVGCTPAEYRRRQVRG; translated from the coding sequence ATGCTTCTGGGTGAGTTAATCGGGACGGGCCATTACCATCAGGCGCCGGGGCGTCAGCCCACGGGACGGGCTGTCCCCGAGGGTACATTCCAGTTTGAGCTGGTGACGGACGGGCATGGTTGGGTTTTGGATAACGATGATTGGGTGGAGCTGTATCCGGGAGCACTGATGTGGCACCAGCCCGGCGACCACACCATCGGCCGCAGTGACTGGGATGACCCGTATTGCTGCCTGACGGTACGCGTTGAGGCATTGGATCCCATCAGGCGCCCTGCCAATGTTCCGCATGTGACCTGGTGGCTGGATCTGGACCGGGTGCGGCACTTTACGGCGGAAGTTGTGAAGCTATTTGCCCGTGGGCAGCTCGAGCGACCGGTTCTGCGGGATTATATCGTCTCCCGCCTGCGTCTGCAGGCAGAGCTCTATGTGCGTGAAGCCTCCAAGCATATGCTTCCTGTAGAGCTTCAGCGCGTCCTCGCGTATCTGGACAAGCACTACGACGAGCCGCTCCGTCTGGAGACGCTGGCGGATGTCGCCCAGTGGTCGGTGCCGCACCTGCATGCGCGCTTCCGTGAAGAGCTGGGCCAGAGCCCGCACCAGCGGTTGATCGAGCGCCGGATCGAGGGCGCCCGTGTGCGCCTGGCCGGTACAAATGACCCGATCAAGCAAGTGGCGGCTGATTGCGGGTTTTCAAACGCCTCGGCACTGTGCACGCTTTTTCGCCGTGCGGTCGGCTGCACCCCGGCCGAGTATCGCCGCCGCCAGGTGCGGGGTTGA